A portion of the Calothrix sp. 336/3 genome contains these proteins:
- the ndhL gene encoding NAD(P)H-quinone oxidoreductase subunit L, whose protein sequence is MLVPLLYLVLAGAYLLVIPVLVLFYLQGRWYTAGSIERAFMYFLVFFFFPGLLVLSPFVNLRPRRRKIAA, encoded by the coding sequence CTGCTGGTACCCCTGTTGTACCTGGTTTTGGCTGGAGCATATTTATTAGTTATTCCAGTACTCGTGCTGTTCTATCTCCAAGGACGCTGGTACACAGCAGGTTCCATCGAACGTGCTTTTATGTACTTCTTGGTGTTTTTCTTCTTCCCTGGTTTATTAGTTCTCTCTCCGTTTGTGAATTTACGTCCCCGAAGACGCAAAATAGCAGCGTAG
- a CDS encoding Rieske (2Fe-2S) protein, translated as MTWTKVLAADALTPGGREVVKVGDRKILVLNHQGQLYAVDNSCPHMKLPMKKGKITEDGAIACPFHRSVFDLRTGEVKNWTPFPPVVGKALGMISPEKALPVFPTRVEEGSIWVDA; from the coding sequence ATGACTTGGACAAAAGTACTGGCTGCGGATGCACTCACACCCGGTGGCAGAGAAGTGGTAAAAGTTGGCGATCGCAAGATTTTAGTTCTCAACCACCAGGGGCAATTATACGCTGTGGATAATTCTTGCCCTCACATGAAATTGCCGATGAAAAAGGGTAAAATTACTGAGGATGGAGCCATCGCTTGCCCTTTCCATCGCAGTGTTTTTGACCTACGTACTGGTGAAGTAAAAAACTGGACACCATTTCCCCCAGTTGTAGGTAAAGCCTTAGGAATGATTTCTCCAGAGAAAGCTTTGCCTGTGTTTCCTACCCGTGTGGAGGAAGGTAGTATTTGGGTGGATGCTTAG
- a CDS encoding DUF2007 domain-containing protein, with amino-acid sequence MSSKLMTIATYNNYIDAELAKHQLETSGVKAFLADNETATTAWHLTVAVGWIKLKVLQSDVDRAVDILTIPVEPVRENTELEMEDIWDDRDDDISEYLTPAEQLLDRAFRSAVIGLIFFPLQLYSLWLLLRFFLSGMEVSRSRRIKLIATLIFDSFVLFLIWAVFRMF; translated from the coding sequence ATGAGCAGCAAGCTGATGACGATCGCCACCTATAACAATTATATTGATGCAGAGTTAGCCAAGCATCAACTAGAAACCAGTGGTGTCAAAGCTTTTCTCGCAGATAATGAAACCGCAACCACTGCATGGCATTTAACCGTGGCGGTGGGTTGGATTAAGTTAAAAGTTTTACAATCAGATGTAGATAGGGCAGTTGATATATTAACGATTCCCGTAGAACCAGTCAGGGAAAATACAGAGTTAGAGATGGAAGATATTTGGGATGACAGGGATGATGACATCAGTGAATATCTCACTCCCGCAGAGCAACTACTAGATAGAGCATTTCGTTCAGCAGTTATCGGTTTAATCTTTTTTCCCCTACAGCTGTATTCCCTCTGGTTACTATTGCGTTTCTTCCTCTCTGGAATGGAAGTTAGTCGCAGCAGACGGATAAAATTAATCGCAACTTTGATTTTCGATAGCTTTGTCTTATTTTTGATTTGGGCAGTGTTCCGTATGTTCTAG